From the genome of Desulfovibrio psychrotolerans, one region includes:
- a CDS encoding substrate-binding periplasmic protein: MRPSVRSAFIALLAAGLLSVLAYPLLSARPSLTLVCDIWPPYQYETEYGVDGFSVAVVSRVFEEMGIEMKPLQAFPWKRAMEILEHGHADGLFSANFTPDRALFAHFPQESLVDTPWVIWTRNSPIRSMEDLKGKRIGVVLGYSYTQEFWDFIETYCVVEQVHADFLNFRKLQLGRLDATVAELGNGLHILRMLKDETIRPHMDITVKTDGLFLIFSRRGVPEETVNDFSAHLRRFKETEAYRKLHEHYFPLPPSL; this comes from the coding sequence ATGCGCCCATCCGTCCGCTCTGCCTTCATCGCCCTGCTTGCCGCCGGGTTGCTCAGCGTGCTGGCCTACCCCCTGCTCTCCGCTCGCCCATCCTTAACCCTTGTCTGCGATATCTGGCCGCCGTATCAGTATGAAACGGAATACGGCGTAGACGGCTTCTCCGTTGCGGTCGTAAGCCGCGTGTTCGAGGAGATGGGCATCGAAATGAAGCCGCTTCAGGCCTTTCCATGGAAGCGGGCCATGGAGATTCTGGAACACGGCCATGCAGACGGCCTCTTTTCCGCCAACTTCACCCCGGACCGCGCCCTCTTTGCCCACTTCCCGCAGGAATCACTTGTCGATACCCCGTGGGTGATATGGACCCGCAACAGCCCCATCCGGTCCATGGAAGACCTCAAGGGCAAGCGCATCGGCGTCGTGCTGGGCTACAGCTACACACAGGAATTCTGGGACTTCATAGAAACCTACTGCGTGGTGGAACAGGTGCACGCAGACTTCCTCAATTTCCGCAAACTGCAGTTAGGCAGGCTGGACGCCACCGTAGCGGAACTGGGCAACGGCCTGCACATTCTGCGTATGCTGAAGGATGAAACTATCCGCCCCCACATGGACATCACGGTCAAAACAGACGGCCTGTTCCTCATTTTCAGCAGACGCGGAGTGCCGGAAGAAACCGTCAATGACTTCTCCGCGCACCTGCGCCGGTTCAAAGAAACGGAAGCCTACCGGAAACTGCACGAACATTACTTTCCGCTCCCCCCTTCTCTCTGA
- the nikA gene encoding nickel ABC transporter substrate-binding protein → MRTLFRLAFATLLACAMLLPVLSVQSAHAADKDTLTYSWASNVGPLNPHLYSPSQMFAQALVYEPLVRYGKDGTVQPWLAESWEISPDGKVYTFALRKNVTFSDGTPFDADAVKKNFDAVLRNAESHDWLEFIAQIDKTEVVDAHTFRLTLKNSYYPALQELCLIRPMRFLSPSAFPDDGDTGKSIKAPVGTGPWKLVEIRRGEHDIFEANENYWGEKPKFKRLVVKVIPDSDGRAVAFDTGVIDLIYGAGGHGAGQIGLDTFRRYAEMPGLKTDVSKPLATRNFALNSKRFPTDDLAVRTAILHGVNKAAIVKHIFLGVEPQADTLFSPNMPYCDLGLAPFTHDLEKAKAGLEAAGWKTVAGSEYRMKDGKELALDLCFVGNDSLQKTVAEAVQGDLKRLGMKVRLVGEEADSFYTRQRTGEFGMIFGDTWGAPYDPHSFCSGMRVPSHADYQAQLGLPMKEEIDRAIGEVLVSVDEDKRSELYRYIITTLHEQAVYLPLSYMTNIYVHRPDLTGVDFGPTKYEMPFDSIGRQ, encoded by the coding sequence ATGAGAACACTGTTTCGTCTGGCATTCGCCACACTGCTGGCTTGCGCCATGCTGCTCCCCGTCCTGTCCGTCCAGTCTGCCCATGCAGCCGACAAAGACACCCTCACCTACTCGTGGGCGTCCAACGTAGGGCCGCTCAACCCGCATCTGTACTCTCCCAGCCAGATGTTTGCGCAGGCGCTGGTGTACGAACCGCTGGTGCGCTACGGCAAAGACGGCACCGTGCAGCCGTGGCTGGCCGAATCGTGGGAAATTTCTCCGGACGGCAAGGTTTACACCTTCGCCCTGCGTAAAAACGTCACCTTCTCAGACGGCACCCCCTTTGACGCCGATGCGGTGAAAAAGAACTTCGATGCCGTTCTGCGCAACGCCGAAAGCCACGACTGGCTGGAATTCATCGCCCAGATTGACAAGACAGAGGTTGTGGATGCGCACACCTTCCGCCTTACGCTGAAAAACTCCTATTATCCCGCGCTTCAGGAACTGTGCCTCATCCGTCCCATGCGCTTCCTTTCCCCTTCCGCCTTCCCCGATGACGGCGACACCGGCAAGAGCATAAAGGCTCCCGTGGGCACCGGACCGTGGAAGCTGGTAGAAATCCGCAGGGGCGAGCACGACATCTTCGAGGCCAACGAAAACTACTGGGGAGAAAAACCCAAGTTCAAACGGCTGGTCGTTAAGGTTATCCCCGATTCCGACGGCCGCGCAGTCGCCTTTGACACCGGCGTCATCGACCTCATCTACGGCGCAGGCGGTCACGGCGCGGGCCAGATAGGTCTGGATACCTTCCGCCGTTATGCAGAAATGCCCGGCCTGAAAACCGATGTGTCCAAGCCGCTGGCCACCCGCAACTTTGCCCTCAACTCCAAGCGTTTTCCCACCGATGACCTTGCCGTGCGCACAGCCATCCTGCACGGCGTGAACAAGGCCGCCATCGTCAAGCATATCTTCCTCGGTGTGGAACCGCAGGCAGACACTCTCTTCTCCCCCAACATGCCCTACTGCGACCTCGGCCTCGCCCCCTTCACCCACGATCTGGAAAAGGCAAAGGCCGGACTGGAAGCCGCAGGCTGGAAGACCGTGGCAGGTTCCGAATACCGCATGAAAGACGGCAAGGAACTCGCGCTGGACCTGTGCTTCGTGGGTAACGACAGCCTGCAGAAAACCGTGGCAGAGGCTGTGCAGGGCGACCTCAAACGTCTTGGCATGAAGGTCCGCCTTGTGGGTGAAGAGGCCGATTCCTTCTACACCCGCCAGCGCACAGGCGAATTCGGCATGATCTTCGGCGATACGTGGGGTGCCCCGTATGATCCGCATTCCTTCTGCAGCGGCATGCGCGTGCCCTCCCATGCAGACTATCAGGCACAGCTGGGCCTGCCCATGAAGGAAGAAATAGACCGCGCCATCGGCGAAGTGCTGGTGAGCGTGGATGAGGATAAGCGGAGCGAACTCTACCGCTACATCATCACCACCCTGCACGAACAGGCGGTCTACCTGCCCCTGTCCTACATGACCAACATCTACGTCCACCGCCCGGACCTCACCGGTGTGGACTTCGGCCCCACCAAGTACGAAATGCCCTTCGATTCCATAGGCAGGCAATAA
- a CDS encoding serine/threonine protein kinase, with protein sequence MSSEVRELIRTHLPEFPLRHCRHLVTDTTQFMSIDYGDVIRVANRHYLVYKNEMERRFGLEDPKYWVKRCHELETGERKILKLEFFETFPIQVGRLNVECFRSPDKESRILDLVRGDMRFMQGFTARDAVDRNVRVLDIVSGRRLDITVDRLDADHATYFRTHLPGLLRTYLGAIRAIGTLHEHGERHGDIRRDHLYVEFETGQWRWIDFDYTFKSYEHPFGLDLFGLGNILVFLVGKANITVQSLESLGLPEERTEKLTSDDLSIVIPNRIVNLRKLYPYIPEQLNRVLMHFAAGAPVFYNTTTELMEDLTPCVEELERLASR encoded by the coding sequence ATGTCATCCGAAGTCCGCGAACTCATACGCACCCACCTGCCGGAATTTCCTCTCCGTCACTGCCGCCATCTCGTCACGGACACCACGCAGTTCATGTCCATTGACTACGGCGATGTCATCCGCGTGGCCAACCGCCACTACCTTGTCTACAAAAACGAGATGGAACGCCGCTTCGGGCTGGAAGACCCCAAGTACTGGGTCAAACGCTGCCATGAACTGGAAACCGGCGAGCGCAAGATTCTCAAGCTGGAATTCTTCGAAACCTTCCCCATTCAGGTGGGCAGGCTCAATGTGGAATGCTTCCGCAGCCCCGATAAGGAAAGCCGCATACTGGATCTGGTGCGGGGCGATATGCGCTTTATGCAGGGCTTCACCGCGCGCGATGCCGTAGACCGCAACGTGCGCGTGCTGGATATTGTCTCCGGCAGAAGACTGGACATAACCGTAGACCGACTGGACGCGGACCACGCCACCTATTTCCGCACACACCTTCCGGGTCTGCTGCGCACCTATCTGGGAGCCATCAGAGCCATCGGCACCCTGCACGAACATGGTGAACGCCACGGCGATATCCGCCGCGACCACCTCTATGTGGAGTTCGAAACAGGCCAATGGCGGTGGATAGACTTCGACTACACCTTCAAGTCCTACGAACACCCCTTCGGGCTCGACCTGTTCGGGCTGGGCAACATACTGGTCTTTCTGGTGGGCAAGGCCAATATCACGGTGCAGTCGCTGGAATCGCTCGGCCTGCCGGAAGAGCGCACGGAAAAGCTCACGTCAGACGACCTGTCCATCGTCATCCCCAACCGCATCGTCAACCTGCGCAAGCTCTACCCTTACATACCGGAACAGCTCAACCGGGTGCTCATGCATTTTGCCGCCGGTGCCCCCGTGTTCTACAACACCACCACCGAACTGATGGAAGACCTCACCCCCTGCGTGGAAGAACTGGAACGGCTGGCATCCCGCTGA
- a CDS encoding glycosyltransferase, whose protein sequence is MKILFIHPNFPAQFRHVAAALGRDPAHEVVFACTNPRPEWVIPGVRKVQFATRFMPPKGVHRFALHFETVAAQGEAGYVLCRKLADAGFVPDVVVAHSGWGASLFVRDALPRTPFLGYFEWYYRAQGADVGFDPAEPVNDALRMNLRVRNLPILSDLEACCAGQLPTTWQAAQFPPAFRDKLTVCHDGVDTQFFAPLSAEERRRGLVLPGLDLGGVREIVTYATRGMEPYRGFPQFMEALPDILERRSGAHVVIVGEDRVCYGRPPEGGGTWKSVMLKKLEGVPGMDRVHFTGGLPYGQYRQVLQHSMAHVYLTRPFVLSWSMLEAMSCGAPVIASATPPVEEVITSGVNGVLVDFFSPRAIADAVCGALERPADFVPMRKRARQTIAEHYNLETLLPRSVQMVLDAGTGRLG, encoded by the coding sequence TTGAAGATTTTGTTCATACATCCCAATTTTCCTGCACAGTTCCGGCATGTTGCGGCGGCGCTGGGGCGTGATCCCGCCCATGAGGTGGTTTTTGCCTGCACCAATCCCCGCCCGGAATGGGTTATTCCCGGCGTGCGCAAGGTGCAGTTTGCCACCCGGTTCATGCCGCCCAAGGGGGTGCACCGGTTTGCCCTGCATTTCGAGACCGTGGCGGCGCAGGGAGAGGCCGGATACGTGCTCTGCCGCAAGCTGGCTGATGCCGGTTTTGTGCCGGACGTGGTGGTGGCCCATTCCGGCTGGGGGGCCAGCCTGTTTGTGCGTGATGCGCTGCCCCGTACGCCCTTTCTGGGATACTTTGAGTGGTATTACCGGGCGCAGGGGGCCGATGTGGGGTTTGATCCCGCCGAACCGGTAAACGATGCCCTGCGCATGAATCTGCGTGTGCGCAACCTGCCCATTCTGAGCGACCTTGAGGCCTGCTGCGCGGGGCAGCTGCCCACAACGTGGCAGGCGGCGCAGTTTCCGCCCGCCTTCAGGGACAAGCTGACCGTGTGCCATGACGGGGTGGATACGCAGTTCTTTGCGCCGCTTTCTGCGGAGGAACGGCGACGCGGGCTGGTGTTGCCCGGTCTGGACCTTGGCGGTGTGCGGGAGATAGTCACCTATGCCACGCGGGGCATGGAGCCGTATCGGGGGTTCCCCCAGTTTATGGAGGCGCTGCCGGATATTCTGGAGCGGCGTTCCGGTGCGCATGTGGTTATTGTGGGGGAAGACCGTGTCTGTTACGGACGTCCGCCGGAAGGCGGGGGGACGTGGAAGTCTGTGATGCTGAAAAAGCTGGAAGGGGTTCCCGGCATGGACCGGGTGCATTTTACGGGCGGACTGCCCTATGGGCAGTACCGGCAGGTATTGCAGCATTCCATGGCCCATGTGTACCTGACACGGCCCTTTGTGCTCTCGTGGTCGATGCTGGAGGCCATGAGTTGCGGCGCGCCTGTTATTGCCTCTGCCACGCCGCCTGTGGAAGAGGTGATTACCTCCGGCGTAAACGGCGTGCTGGTGGACTTTTTTTCGCCGCGCGCCATTGCGGATGCCGTGTGCGGCGCACTGGAGAGGCCCGCAGACTTTGTGCCCATGCGCAAACGCGCACGGCAGACCATTGCGGAGCACTACAATCTGGAAACCCTGCTGCCCCGCAGCGTGCAGATGGTGCTGGACGCAGGGACGGGCAGGCTGGGGTAG
- a CDS encoding universal stress protein, translating into MQTQKILLAFDSSESSYNAVAYAGSMLAHVPDVHVTLVFVERLPDRDFFPDEASWRAECDSRTQAHHRHLSAARTRLTEYGIPAAAIDERYLASCKSPFGQATVCSTGESVVEDILRIQREEGYGTVIVGKRGVSRTEAFLFGSVSNRIIQETQGCTVWVVG; encoded by the coding sequence ATGCAAACCCAAAAGATCCTGCTCGCGTTCGATTCCTCAGAAAGCTCATACAATGCCGTGGCCTACGCAGGCAGCATGCTCGCCCATGTGCCGGACGTACACGTCACCCTTGTTTTCGTGGAACGCCTGCCGGACCGCGACTTCTTTCCGGACGAGGCATCGTGGCGGGCAGAGTGCGACAGCAGGACGCAGGCCCACCACCGCCACCTGTCTGCGGCACGCACCCGCCTTACGGAATACGGCATTCCCGCAGCAGCCATAGACGAGCGCTACCTTGCCAGCTGCAAATCTCCCTTCGGGCAGGCAACGGTGTGCAGCACGGGCGAAAGCGTGGTGGAAGACATCCTGCGCATTCAGCGTGAGGAAGGGTACGGAACCGTCATCGTGGGCAAGCGGGGGGTTTCCAGAACAGAGGCATTCCTCTTCGGCAGCGTCTCCAACCGCATCATTCAGGAAACGCAGGGCTGCACCGTCTGGGTAGTGGGATAA
- a CDS encoding outer membrane lipoprotein — protein sequence MKRIPTVLVMALLALSLLATGCYNRSGNVYSPGQARVEHTVVYGKITDVRSVTMQAEQSGLGALGGAVVGGVIGSTMGRSSGKTLAVLGGAVLGGAAGAATEHAVGNKEALELTVEQDDGKIVTVVQEAGGEFFAVGDRVRVLRASDGSARVRH from the coding sequence ATGAAAAGAATACCGACCGTTCTCGTTATGGCCCTGTTGGCTCTGTCGCTGCTTGCGACCGGGTGTTACAACAGGAGCGGCAACGTCTACTCGCCCGGACAGGCGCGGGTGGAACACACGGTGGTGTACGGCAAGATTACGGATGTGCGGAGTGTGACCATGCAGGCTGAGCAGTCCGGACTGGGCGCGCTTGGCGGAGCGGTGGTGGGTGGCGTGATAGGCAGCACCATGGGGCGCAGTTCCGGCAAGACCCTTGCTGTGCTTGGCGGTGCTGTGCTTGGCGGTGCAGCCGGTGCGGCAACGGAACATGCCGTGGGTAACAAGGAAGCACTTGAGCTGACCGTGGAACAGGATGACGGCAAGATTGTGACCGTGGTGCAGGAAGCGGGCGGCGAATTTTTTGCCGTGGGCGACCGGGTGCGCGTGCTGCGCGCCAGCGACGGTTCGGCGCGCGTGCGTCATTAA
- the rbr gene encoding rubrerythrin: MSKSIKGSRTEKNLLTSFAGESQARNRYTYFAAIAKKEGYVQISHIFEETANHEKEHAKRMFKFLEGGDVEITASFPAGKLDTTLECLKAAAHGEHEEFVELYPEFARVADEEGFPDVAKMYRSICIAEEYHEERYRALISNLEKGLVFRKEESIVWRCRNCGYNHTGTEAPELCPACIHPQAHFEKKATNW; encoded by the coding sequence ATGTCTAAATCCATCAAGGGATCCCGTACGGAAAAGAACCTGCTCACCTCCTTTGCCGGAGAATCGCAGGCGCGCAACCGCTACACCTACTTTGCCGCCATTGCCAAGAAGGAAGGGTATGTGCAGATCAGCCACATCTTTGAAGAAACCGCCAACCATGAGAAGGAACATGCCAAGCGCATGTTCAAGTTCCTTGAAGGCGGCGATGTGGAGATTACCGCCTCCTTCCCCGCAGGGAAGCTGGACACCACGCTGGAGTGCCTGAAGGCGGCTGCCCATGGTGAGCACGAGGAGTTTGTGGAGCTGTATCCCGAGTTTGCCCGCGTGGCGGACGAGGAAGGGTTCCCGGATGTGGCAAAGATGTACCGCAGCATCTGTATTGCGGAAGAATACCACGAGGAGCGTTACCGCGCCCTGATAAGCAATCTGGAAAAGGGGCTGGTGTTCCGCAAGGAAGAGAGCATTGTCTGGCGTTGCCGCAACTGTGGGTACAACCACACGGGTACCGAGGCACCTGAGCTTTGCCCCGCCTGTATCCATCCGCAGGCGCATTTTGAAAAGAAGGCGACTAATTGGTAA
- a CDS encoding ABC transporter ATP-binding protein — MSQQTRPPQAPPQTSPPATSTGVQNACTTFCRDAFLTVQNLHVRTAAKELVSNVTFSAAKGRVLGLVGESGSGKSLTCLAALGLLPKGLSAQGTVTIDGTVITEATPMHRIRGRRIAMILQNPMSCFDPVFTIRTHFRETLTAHGLGKDISDTRLESVLTEVGFPEPRGVLDLYPFQMSGGMLQRVMIALALVLEAPFLIADEPTTDLDTVAQAKVLDLLACLKERCSMGMLLVTHDLGVIARLADDVAVMRHGVLVEQGSVTDLFSAPRHPYTQELIGTHLRLAGLDFALQGRN, encoded by the coding sequence ATGAGCCAACAGACACGCCCCCCTCAGGCTCCCCCGCAGACGTCGCCACCCGCTACGTCAACAGGCGTTCAGAACGCCTGCACCACCTTCTGCCGCGATGCCTTCCTCACCGTGCAGAACCTGCACGTACGCACCGCCGCCAAGGAACTCGTTTCCAATGTCACCTTCAGCGCCGCCAAGGGCCGCGTTCTCGGTCTGGTGGGCGAGAGCGGCAGCGGCAAGTCCCTCACCTGCCTTGCGGCTCTGGGGCTGCTGCCCAAGGGGCTTTCCGCGCAGGGCACCGTCACCATAGACGGCACAGTCATAACCGAAGCCACCCCCATGCACCGCATCCGGGGGCGGCGCATCGCCATGATCCTGCAAAACCCCATGAGCTGCTTCGACCCCGTCTTCACCATACGCACCCATTTCCGGGAAACCCTCACCGCCCACGGACTGGGCAAGGATATCTCGGACACCCGTCTGGAAAGCGTCCTCACAGAGGTAGGATTCCCGGAACCGCGCGGCGTGCTGGACCTCTATCCCTTCCAGATGAGCGGCGGCATGCTGCAGCGCGTCATGATCGCCCTTGCGCTGGTGCTGGAAGCCCCCTTCCTCATTGCGGACGAGCCCACCACCGACCTCGATACCGTGGCGCAGGCCAAAGTCCTTGATCTGCTCGCCTGCCTCAAGGAACGCTGCTCCATGGGCATGCTGCTGGTCACGCACGACCTCGGCGTCATCGCGCGCCTTGCGGACGATGTGGCCGTCATGCGCCACGGCGTCCTTGTGGAACAGGGCAGCGTGACAGACCTGTTCAGTGCCCCCCGGCACCCTTACACGCAGGAACTCATCGGCACGCACCTGCGTCTGGCGGGGCTGGATTTCGCCCTGCAGGGCCGCAACTGA
- the nikC gene encoding nickel ABC transporter permease subunit NikC has product MSMTMNTLRTALRRGVVALSVLMVLGIAVTAAFAPAIAPMDPTEVVLERKFAPPSSEHLLGCDHLGRDVFSRLVHGTRVSVSSVGAILGIVLVLGFVVGATAGYAGGAVDTALMRFCDVFLTFPTFILAMFLIGVLGTGMTNVILAVALTHWAWYARIIRSMVLSLKTREYVLAARVAGTTRLRILQRHILPPVSAQLLILCTLDIGHMLLHVSGLSFLGLGITPPTPEWGVMINDARQYIWSRPELIFLPGMMIFLTVMAFNLLGDAMRDALDPALQEDSAR; this is encoded by the coding sequence ATGAGCATGACTATGAACACCCTGCGCACCGCGCTGCGTCGCGGCGTGGTGGCCCTTTCCGTGCTCATGGTGCTGGGCATAGCCGTCACGGCCGCCTTCGCCCCCGCCATAGCCCCCATGGACCCCACCGAAGTGGTACTGGAACGCAAGTTCGCCCCGCCCAGTTCAGAACACCTGCTCGGCTGCGACCATCTGGGACGCGATGTCTTTTCGCGTCTGGTCCACGGCACGCGTGTCTCCGTAAGCTCCGTGGGAGCCATTCTGGGCATCGTGCTGGTGCTCGGCTTCGTGGTGGGCGCCACCGCAGGCTATGCCGGAGGCGCGGTAGACACGGCCCTCATGCGGTTCTGCGATGTGTTCCTCACCTTCCCCACCTTCATCCTCGCCATGTTCCTCATCGGTGTGCTGGGCACAGGCATGACCAACGTCATCCTCGCCGTGGCCCTCACACACTGGGCGTGGTACGCGCGCATCATCCGCAGCATGGTGCTCTCGCTGAAAACGCGGGAATACGTGCTGGCGGCCCGTGTGGCGGGCACAACCAGGCTGCGCATCCTGCAACGCCACATCCTGCCGCCCGTCTCCGCGCAGCTGCTCATCCTGTGCACGCTGGACATAGGCCATATGCTGCTGCATGTGTCCGGGCTTTCGTTCCTCGGGCTGGGCATCACCCCGCCCACCCCTGAATGGGGTGTGATGATCAACGATGCCCGCCAATACATCTGGTCCAGACCGGAACTCATCTTCCTTCCGGGCATGATGATATTCCTCACGGTCATGGCCTTCAATCTTCTGGGCGATGCCATGCGCGACGCCCTCGACCCGGCACTGCAGGAGGATTCCGCGCGATGA
- a CDS encoding NupC/NupG family nucleoside CNT transporter, producing MIQSLAGVIGFTVLAWAISEDRRKVEPRVIVAGLLLQFAAALLLLKVPVFQSMLMGLNGLVDALQQATMAGTSFIFGYLGGGALPYDETVPGGSWILAFQALPLILVVSALSALLFYWRIIPLVVRGFSLVLQRTMDVGGALGLGVAANVFVGMVEAPIIIAPYVRRMTRSELFTLMTSGMATLSGTVLVLYASILNGVLPGAIGHILTASIISAPAAILVSRLMVPEREGRTAGDADPMSDAVSSMDAITKGTAEGVKLLINVVAMLLVLVALVALGNQLLEFLPHVGGKPVTLERLLGFVMWPVVWLMGIPAAEAAQAAQLMGTKTILNEFIAYLQLAALPPDALSPRSVTIMTYAMCGFANLGSLGILIGGLAALTPERKDEVVSLGMKSIVAGTLATCMTGAVVGLLY from the coding sequence ATGATACAGAGTTTGGCAGGCGTGATAGGATTTACCGTGCTGGCATGGGCCATAAGCGAAGACCGGAGGAAGGTGGAGCCGCGCGTCATTGTTGCAGGGTTGCTGCTTCAGTTCGCCGCCGCGCTGTTGCTCCTTAAGGTGCCTGTGTTCCAGTCCATGCTCATGGGGTTGAACGGGCTGGTGGATGCGCTGCAGCAGGCTACCATGGCAGGTACGTCGTTCATCTTCGGGTATCTGGGAGGCGGAGCGCTGCCCTATGACGAAACAGTGCCCGGGGGAAGCTGGATTCTGGCATTTCAGGCACTGCCGCTCATTCTTGTGGTGAGCGCCCTTTCCGCTCTGCTGTTTTACTGGCGCATTATCCCCCTTGTGGTGCGCGGATTCTCGCTGGTGCTGCAAAGAACCATGGACGTGGGCGGTGCGTTGGGGCTGGGCGTGGCAGCCAACGTGTTTGTCGGCATGGTTGAGGCACCGATTATTATTGCTCCCTATGTGCGCCGCATGACGCGCAGTGAACTCTTTACGCTTATGACCAGCGGTATGGCTACGTTATCCGGCACTGTGCTTGTTCTGTATGCCAGCATTTTGAACGGCGTGCTGCCCGGTGCCATCGGGCATATTCTTACCGCATCCATTATCAGCGCCCCTGCGGCCATTCTTGTTTCCCGGCTCATGGTGCCGGAGCGGGAAGGCCGAACCGCCGGAGATGCAGACCCCATGTCGGACGCAGTAAGCTCCATGGATGCCATAACAAAGGGCACGGCGGAGGGGGTGAAGCTGCTGATCAACGTGGTGGCAATGTTGCTGGTGCTTGTGGCGCTTGTGGCGCTGGGCAACCAGTTGCTGGAGTTTTTGCCGCATGTTGGCGGAAAGCCTGTTACGCTGGAACGGCTTTTGGGGTTTGTGATGTGGCCCGTGGTGTGGCTGATGGGCATTCCTGCCGCAGAAGCGGCACAGGCGGCCCAGCTCATGGGCACCAAGACGATTCTGAACGAGTTTATAGCCTATCTGCAGTTGGCTGCCCTGCCGCCGGATGCCCTTTCTCCCCGCTCCGTGACCATTATGACCTATGCCATGTGCGGGTTTGCCAATCTGGGGAGTCTTGGTATTCTTATCGGAGGGCTTGCTGCACTGACGCCGGAGCGGAAAGACGAGGTTGTCTCGCTGGGCATGAAGTCCATTGTGGCAGGTACCCTGGCAACCTGCATGACAGGGGCCGTGGTGGGCCTGCTGTATTAG
- the nikB gene encoding nickel ABC transporter permease subunit NikB, which produces MLKYIVKRLLLLIPILLAVSVVVFLILRLGEGDPAMSYLRLSNIPPTDEALAVARTALGLDQPLPVQYAAWLGKALTLDFGRSYVTGNPVLGEILYYLPNTLKLAGFSLLLTLAISLPLGIWSALYKDRLPDHVTRVLAFTGVSMPSFWLGFLLVWLFSIHLKWLPPMGMGTMSHMLMPAVTMSLMSLAINTRLIRGNMLDNMHARYVLYARARGLPERVVVGRHVLVNSLIPVITAVGMHVGELFGGAVVAESIFSWPGVGRYAVSAIYNRDFPVMQCFILIMTTIFVLMNLCVDILYAWLDPRIRLEGGTRQ; this is translated from the coding sequence ATGCTCAAATACATAGTAAAACGACTTCTGTTGCTCATTCCCATCCTCCTCGCCGTGTCCGTAGTGGTCTTCCTGATCCTGCGGCTCGGCGAGGGGGACCCGGCCATGTCCTACCTGCGGCTTTCCAACATCCCGCCCACGGACGAAGCACTCGCCGTGGCCCGCACAGCACTGGGGCTGGACCAGCCCCTGCCCGTGCAATACGCGGCATGGCTCGGCAAGGCACTCACGCTGGATTTCGGCCGCTCGTACGTAACAGGCAACCCGGTACTGGGCGAGATACTCTACTACCTGCCAAACACCCTCAAGCTGGCCGGTTTCTCGCTGCTGCTCACCCTCGCGATCAGTCTGCCGCTGGGTATCTGGTCCGCCCTGTACAAAGACAGGCTGCCGGACCACGTCACCCGCGTGCTTGCCTTCACCGGCGTTTCCATGCCCAGCTTCTGGCTCGGCTTCCTGCTGGTGTGGCTGTTCTCCATCCACCTCAAGTGGCTGCCCCCCATGGGCATGGGCACCATGAGCCACATGCTCATGCCTGCCGTCACCATGTCGCTCATGTCGCTGGCCATAAACACCCGCCTCATACGCGGCAACATGCTGGATAACATGCACGCCCGCTACGTGCTTTACGCCCGTGCGCGCGGGCTGCCCGAGCGGGTGGTGGTGGGCCGCCACGTGCTGGTCAATTCCCTCATCCCGGTCATCACCGCCGTAGGCATGCACGTGGGCGAACTCTTCGGCGGCGCGGTGGTGGCAGAATCCATCTTCTCATGGCCCGGCGTGGGGCGCTACGCAGTCTCCGCCATCTATAACCGGGACTTTCCCGTCATGCAGTGCTTCATCCTCATCATGACCACCATCTTCGTCCTCATGAACCTGTGCGTGGATATTCTCTACGCATGGCTTGACCCGCGCATCAGGCTGGAAGGAGGCACCAGACAATGA